The Cupriavidus sp. EM10 genome includes a region encoding these proteins:
- a CDS encoding tripartite tricarboxylate transporter substrate binding protein: MRRAILAAIMTLAMPAAMAWTSKPVRVLVPAPAGGTMDVMARVLAEQLAADLGQSVVVDNKPGGGGAIAINTMLAAPADGQTIMVTATNVLTEVPQVQKTPYDTMKDVRPLAAVGRSRMVLVGAPNLPAKDLKSLIAYAKANPGKLSFASYSAGTASHYAGAIMNQEAGMDLQHVPFAGSGPALAQVMGGQIPVMYDGMVTSLPMIRAGKLQAYAVASRTRSPLLPQVPTFAEQGYPDIDFSNWVGVIASAQMPADVAQKIQGAVYKAAANARVRERLEALGYEPMPAQSLQDLNQSLHAEYDRNAGIVKTFHIKP; this comes from the coding sequence ATGCGCCGCGCCATCCTGGCGGCCATCATGACGCTGGCGATGCCTGCCGCGATGGCCTGGACCAGCAAGCCCGTGCGCGTACTGGTGCCCGCGCCCGCCGGCGGCACCATGGACGTCATGGCACGCGTGCTGGCCGAACAGCTGGCCGCCGACCTGGGCCAGTCAGTGGTGGTCGACAACAAGCCGGGCGGCGGCGGTGCCATCGCCATCAACACGATGCTGGCCGCACCCGCCGACGGCCAGACCATCATGGTCACCGCCACCAACGTGCTGACCGAAGTGCCGCAGGTTCAGAAGACCCCGTACGACACCATGAAGGACGTGCGCCCGCTGGCAGCCGTAGGCCGCTCGCGCATGGTGCTGGTGGGCGCGCCGAACCTGCCGGCCAAGGATCTCAAGAGCCTGATTGCGTACGCGAAGGCCAATCCGGGCAAGCTCAGCTTTGCCTCGTACAGCGCCGGTACGGCGTCGCACTATGCGGGCGCCATCATGAACCAGGAAGCCGGCATGGACCTGCAGCACGTGCCGTTCGCCGGCTCGGGCCCCGCGCTGGCCCAGGTCATGGGCGGCCAGATTCCGGTGATGTATGACGGCATGGTGACGTCGCTGCCGATGATCCGCGCGGGCAAGCTGCAGGCCTATGCCGTGGCGTCCCGGACCCGCTCGCCGCTGCTGCCGCAGGTGCCGACGTTTGCCGAGCAGGGCTATCCCGATATCGACTTCAGCAACTGGGTAGGCGTGATCGCGTCCGCGCAGATGCCGGCCGACGTGGCCCAGAAGATCCAGGGCGCCGTGTACAAGGCCGCGGCCAACGCCAGGGTGCGCGAGCGCCTGGAGGCACTTGGCTACGAGCCCATGCCGGCGCAGTCGCTGCAGGACCTGAACCAGTCGCTGCACGCGGAATACGACCGCAACGCCGGCATCGTCAAGACGTTCCACATCAAGCCGTAG
- a CDS encoding DUF1289 domain-containing protein: MSQPTDTRPASPCINICRMDSARRYCQGCRRTTTEIGLWDGMTDAQRAFVIEALPARRGRPGAGQP; the protein is encoded by the coding sequence ATGTCACAGCCCACCGATACCCGGCCTGCCAGCCCCTGCATCAATATCTGCCGCATGGACAGCGCGCGCCGGTATTGCCAGGGATGCCGGCGGACCACGACCGAAATCGGCTTGTGGGACGGCATGACCGACGCGCAGCGCGCCTTCGTCATCGAGGCACTGCCCGCGCGCCGGGGTCGACCCGGGGCAGGCCAGCCCTGA
- a CDS encoding 3-keto-5-aminohexanoate cleavage protein, translating into MQFLDDSLHPENMDKVVITVAPYGPEWMPEDFPEDIPVTMEEQVQKAVDCYNAGATVLHLHVRELDGKGSKRLSKFNELIAGVRAAVPDMIIQVGGSISFAPEDEGQAAVWLSDDTRHMLADLTPAPDQVTVAINTTQMNIMELLYPEYLAGTSLSNPAYIEAYREMTVPAGPGWVEEHLRRLSNAGIQPHFQLTGIHALETLERMVRAGAYKGPLNLTWIGIGGGFDGPNPFNFFNFIHRAPDGCTLTAESLLKNVLPFNMMAMAMGLHPRCGIEDTIIDQHGNRMTSVQQIEQCVRVARELGREIATGKEAREIYRIGTWYDSVDETLAAHGMLPNRQSGQKNLPLRRAA; encoded by the coding sequence ATGCAGTTCCTCGACGATTCCCTGCACCCCGAGAACATGGACAAGGTGGTCATCACCGTGGCCCCGTACGGCCCCGAGTGGATGCCCGAAGACTTCCCCGAAGATATCCCCGTCACCATGGAAGAACAGGTGCAAAAGGCCGTGGACTGCTACAACGCGGGTGCCACCGTGCTGCACCTGCACGTGCGCGAACTCGACGGCAAGGGCTCGAAGCGCCTGTCCAAGTTCAACGAGCTCATCGCCGGCGTGCGCGCCGCCGTGCCCGACATGATCATCCAGGTGGGCGGCTCGATCTCGTTCGCGCCCGAAGACGAGGGCCAGGCCGCCGTATGGCTGTCGGACGATACGCGCCACATGCTGGCCGACCTGACGCCAGCCCCCGACCAGGTCACCGTGGCCATCAACACCACGCAGATGAACATCATGGAGCTGCTGTACCCCGAGTACCTGGCCGGCACGTCGCTGTCGAACCCTGCGTACATCGAGGCATACCGCGAGATGACCGTGCCGGCCGGCCCGGGCTGGGTGGAAGAGCACCTGCGCCGCCTTTCGAACGCCGGCATCCAGCCGCACTTCCAGCTGACCGGCATCCACGCGCTGGAAACGCTGGAACGCATGGTGCGCGCGGGCGCCTACAAGGGGCCGCTGAACCTGACCTGGATCGGCATCGGCGGCGGCTTCGATGGCCCCAACCCGTTCAACTTCTTCAACTTCATCCACCGCGCGCCGGACGGCTGCACGCTGACCGCCGAATCGCTGCTCAAGAACGTGCTGCCGTTCAACATGATGGCGATGGCGATGGGCCTGCATCCGCGCTGCGGCATCGAGGACACGATCATCGACCAGCACGGCAACCGCATGACGTCGGTGCAGCAGATCGAGCAGTGCGTGCGCGTGGCGCGCGAGCTGGGCCGCGAGATTGCCACGGGCAAGGAAGCGCGCGAGATCTATCGCATCGGCACCTGGTACGACAGCGTGGACGAAACGCTGGCGGCCCACGGCATGCTGCCAAACCGCCAGTCCGGCCAGAAGAACCTGCCGCTGCGCCGCGCAGCCTGA
- a CDS encoding AraC family transcriptional regulator, whose amino-acid sequence MSYFLRSASLTNYVDVARAVGLDPHQMLRAARISRNALLDPDIRLPAALVSKLLEASATAAQVDDFGLRMAELREFANLGPLAFVVREEPTLRRALESMVRYMSLQNEALVMRVEDADDLVLIRLELLSDVPGSMRQATELAAGVMFRILSLFLGAAWRPRGICFTHAAPESQATCLRVFGMPALYGQDFDGIVCVARDLEAPLPSYDPVMAQQVKRYLATLLAQSNTSMTDKVRKLVHALLPSGMCSVDRVAQQLGVDRRTVHRWLAQDGVTYSDILNEARASLATRYIENRARPLSEVATLLGFSSLSAFSRWFGAQYGCSVSKWRARQD is encoded by the coding sequence ATGTCCTACTTTCTGCGCAGTGCCAGCCTTACGAACTACGTGGATGTGGCGCGCGCCGTCGGGCTCGATCCACACCAGATGCTGCGTGCCGCACGCATCAGCCGCAATGCGCTGCTCGATCCCGACATCCGCCTGCCGGCCGCGCTGGTCAGCAAGCTGCTGGAGGCGTCGGCCACTGCGGCGCAAGTAGACGATTTCGGCCTGCGCATGGCGGAGCTGCGCGAATTCGCCAACCTGGGGCCGCTGGCCTTCGTGGTGCGCGAGGAACCCACGCTGCGCCGCGCGCTGGAGTCGATGGTCCGCTACATGAGCCTGCAGAACGAGGCGCTGGTCATGCGCGTGGAAGACGCCGACGACCTGGTGCTGATCCGCCTGGAACTGCTCAGCGATGTTCCGGGCAGCATGCGCCAGGCCACCGAGCTGGCGGCGGGCGTGATGTTTCGCATCCTCTCGCTGTTTCTAGGGGCTGCCTGGCGGCCGCGCGGCATCTGTTTCACGCACGCGGCGCCCGAGAGCCAGGCGACGTGCCTGCGCGTGTTCGGCATGCCAGCGCTCTATGGGCAGGATTTCGATGGCATCGTCTGCGTGGCCCGTGACCTGGAAGCGCCGTTGCCGTCCTACGATCCGGTGATGGCGCAGCAGGTCAAGCGCTACCTGGCCACGCTGCTGGCGCAATCGAACACCAGCATGACGGACAAGGTGCGCAAGCTCGTGCACGCGCTGCTGCCCAGCGGCATGTGTTCGGTCGACCGCGTGGCCCAGCAGCTGGGCGTGGACCGGCGCACCGTGCATCGCTGGCTGGCGCAGGACGGCGTCACCTACTCGGACATCCTCAACGAGGCGCGCGCCAGCCTGGCCACGCGCTATATCGAAAACCGCGCGCGGCCTTTGTCGGAAGTGGCGACGTTGCTGGGGTTCTCTTCGCTGAGCGCGTTTTCGCGCTGGTTCGGCGCGCAATACGGCTGCAGCGTGTCGAAGTGGCGCGCGCGGCAGGATTGA
- a CDS encoding porin, which translates to MKLKGMAVAALFACTGSAYAQSTVTLYGVIDASVEYANHVAPYSAAGFTPNPGAGSTVYRMNSGGLSGSRWGLRGTEDLGSGLKSLFVLESGFSGDNGTMQQSGRLFGRQAFVGLQHQTFGQITLGRQYTSLFTAMANFMPTAYATQYEPAAFMAGNNFREDNVVAYSGTFGPLTALAHFSFGAGVPNLPAGTIAFGGNGEVPGAFRRDNAFGAAAVYASGPFGAAIAYDQWNPSINNAAGVYQGNTATLKKASVAASYTFGQVAKIMAGYRWGKAENHGTGAQLQRDDYYWIGVNYQVTPAIGLTLEYDYDDLKRDYFNRTNAPNPWQVAFVANYTFSKRTDLYLSTAYAKHAGLTLDGANTNQLASTGATGNSYILGSGQSSMVGVSIGIRHKF; encoded by the coding sequence ATGAAGCTCAAGGGCATGGCCGTGGCGGCTTTGTTCGCCTGTACCGGCAGCGCATACGCGCAATCCACCGTCACGCTGTATGGCGTGATCGATGCCAGCGTGGAATACGCGAACCATGTCGCGCCGTACTCGGCGGCAGGCTTTACCCCGAATCCGGGCGCAGGCAGCACGGTATATCGCATGAACTCGGGCGGCTTGTCCGGTTCGCGCTGGGGCCTGCGCGGCACCGAGGACCTGGGCAGCGGCCTGAAGAGCCTGTTCGTGCTGGAAAGCGGCTTCAGCGGCGACAACGGCACGATGCAGCAGAGCGGCCGCCTGTTCGGCCGCCAGGCGTTCGTCGGCCTGCAGCACCAGACGTTCGGCCAGATCACGCTGGGTCGCCAGTACACGTCGCTGTTCACGGCGATGGCCAACTTCATGCCGACCGCTTACGCCACCCAGTACGAACCGGCCGCCTTCATGGCCGGCAACAACTTCCGCGAGGACAACGTGGTGGCCTACAGCGGCACGTTCGGCCCGTTGACGGCACTGGCGCATTTCTCGTTCGGTGCCGGCGTACCGAACCTGCCGGCCGGAACGATTGCCTTTGGCGGCAACGGCGAGGTGCCGGGCGCCTTCCGCCGCGACAACGCCTTTGGCGCCGCCGCGGTCTACGCGTCCGGCCCGTTTGGCGCCGCGATTGCCTATGACCAGTGGAATCCGTCGATCAACAACGCCGCCGGCGTCTACCAGGGCAACACGGCCACGCTCAAGAAGGCGTCGGTCGCGGCCAGCTACACGTTCGGGCAGGTGGCCAAGATCATGGCCGGCTATCGCTGGGGCAAGGCCGAGAACCACGGCACGGGCGCCCAGCTCCAGCGCGACGACTACTACTGGATCGGCGTGAACTACCAGGTGACGCCCGCCATCGGCCTGACGCTCGAGTACGACTACGACGACCTCAAGCGCGACTACTTCAACCGGACCAATGCGCCGAATCCGTGGCAGGTGGCCTTCGTGGCCAACTACACGTTCTCGAAGCGCACGGACCTGTACCTGAGCACGGCCTACGCCAAACATGCCGGCCTGACGCTCGATGGCGCCAACACGAACCAGCTGGCGTCGACCGGCGCCACGGGCAACAGCTACATCCTGGGCAGCGGCCAGAGCAGCATGGTCGGGGTCAGCATCGGCATCCGCCACAAGTTCTGA
- a CDS encoding alpha/beta hydrolase has protein sequence MLISPYITVLLVPGLRDHVADHWQTLLQAELAAHGQKVASVQPLEHDKLSCAARIAALDRAIAAIDGPIVLGAHSAGVLITVHWARHVRDHMQGRLPAGKIVGALLATPADLETPMPPGYPEVSTLAGHGWLPMPRQALPFPSLLAASRNDPLAAFERAAAMARDWGSELVDLGQVGHLNPAAGFGPWPAAGQLLARLAR, from the coding sequence ATGTTGATTTCCCCCTATATCACCGTGCTGCTGGTGCCCGGCCTGCGCGACCACGTGGCCGATCACTGGCAAACCCTGTTGCAGGCCGAACTCGCGGCACACGGCCAGAAAGTGGCCTCGGTGCAGCCGCTGGAACACGACAAGCTAAGCTGCGCCGCGCGCATCGCCGCGCTCGACCGGGCCATCGCCGCCATCGACGGCCCCATCGTGCTGGGCGCGCACAGCGCGGGCGTGCTGATCACCGTGCACTGGGCCCGCCACGTGCGTGACCACATGCAAGGCCGCCTGCCGGCCGGCAAGATCGTCGGCGCACTGCTGGCCACGCCTGCCGACCTGGAAACCCCGATGCCGCCCGGCTATCCGGAAGTCAGCACGCTTGCCGGGCATGGCTGGCTGCCGATGCCGCGCCAGGCGCTGCCATTTCCGTCGCTGCTGGCCGCCAGCCGCAACGATCCGCTGGCCGCGTTCGAACGTGCCGCTGCCATGGCGCGGGACTGGGGCAGCGAACTGGTCGACCTCGGCCAAGTCGGCCACCTGAATCCCGCCGCCGGCTTCGGTCCCTGGCCAGCGGCCGGGCAGCTGCTGGCACGGCTGGCGCGCTGA
- a CDS encoding MFS transporter, which translates to MSGLRISRPQVFAGAPAATASRYYPWLVFALSFGLLLSDYMSRQVLNALFPLLKAEWALSDANLGALGGVVALMVGVLTLPLSILADRWGRVRSLTLMAALWSLATLGCAFANSFGEMFVARLFVGIGEAAYGSVGIALVLSVFPRHLRASLSAAFIAGGAFGSVLGMALGGVISAHFGWRMAFVSMALFGLVMVGFYRLLVTEERLQAQRLALNEDAAAAPRLGPMPLRALCSALFASRSILCAYVGSALQLFVMGSMLAWMPSFLGRYYGMTTAHAGLGAACFVLAGGTGMIVCGAVTDRVARRAPARKWLMAVAYSVLCLALLGAAFRLPAGAAQLALIAGGMMVAGGCAGPASAAVANLTDPRIHASAFATLTLVNNLLGLAPGPFLTGLMADHIGLAGALQWMPAAGLIAAICFLLGRRTYTADVQRLAA; encoded by the coding sequence ATGTCGGGACTTCGTATCTCGCGTCCGCAGGTTTTTGCCGGCGCCCCCGCCGCCACGGCTTCACGCTACTACCCGTGGCTGGTCTTTGCGCTGAGCTTTGGGCTGCTGCTGTCCGACTACATGTCGCGGCAGGTGCTCAACGCGTTGTTTCCGCTGCTGAAGGCGGAATGGGCACTCAGCGACGCCAACCTTGGCGCGCTGGGCGGCGTGGTGGCGCTGATGGTGGGCGTGCTCACCCTGCCGCTGTCGATCCTGGCTGATCGCTGGGGCCGCGTGCGCAGCCTGACGTTGATGGCGGCGCTGTGGAGCCTGGCCACGCTGGGCTGCGCCTTTGCCAACTCGTTCGGCGAGATGTTCGTCGCGCGGCTCTTCGTCGGCATTGGCGAGGCCGCCTACGGCAGCGTCGGCATCGCCCTCGTGCTTTCCGTGTTCCCGCGCCATCTACGTGCCAGCCTCAGTGCCGCGTTCATCGCCGGGGGCGCTTTCGGCTCGGTGCTCGGCATGGCGCTGGGCGGCGTGATCTCGGCCCATTTCGGCTGGCGCATGGCGTTCGTGAGCATGGCGCTGTTCGGCCTGGTGATGGTGGGTTTCTACCGCCTGCTGGTCACCGAGGAACGTCTGCAGGCACAGCGCCTGGCGCTGAATGAAGACGCTGCCGCAGCGCCGCGCCTGGGCCCGATGCCGCTGCGTGCGCTGTGCAGCGCGCTGTTCGCGTCGCGCTCGATCCTGTGCGCCTACGTCGGCAGCGCCCTGCAGCTGTTCGTGATGGGCTCGATGCTGGCGTGGATGCCCAGCTTCCTGGGCCGCTACTACGGCATGACCACCGCACACGCCGGCCTGGGCGCCGCGTGCTTCGTGCTGGCTGGCGGCACCGGCATGATCGTTTGCGGCGCGGTGACCGACCGCGTGGCGCGCCGCGCTCCGGCGCGTAAATGGCTGATGGCCGTGGCATACAGCGTGCTCTGCCTTGCGCTGCTGGGCGCCGCCTTCCGCCTGCCGGCAGGCGCCGCGCAACTGGCCTTGATCGCGGGCGGCATGATGGTGGCGGGCGGCTGTGCCGGCCCGGCCAGCGCCGCCGTGGCCAACCTGACCGATCCGCGCATCCATGCCAGCGCGTTCGCCACGCTGACGCTGGTGAACAACCTGCTGGGCCTGGCGCCGGGACCGTTCCTCACCGGCCTGATGGCCGACCACATCGGACTGGCGGGCGCCCTGCAGTGGATGCCTGCCGCCGGCCTGATCGCCGCGATCTGCTTCCTGCTCGGGCGCCGGACCTATACCGCCGACGTGCAGCGCCTGGCAGCCTGA
- a CDS encoding MFS transporter — translation MQLQTSPNAGAPSTAPMSGTLVALFSLCAGVLVANLYYAQPIIELIGPAVGLSAQSASVIVSLTQIGYAIGLFFLVPLADLLENRRLLMISGVAAAASLVGAALSSQPGVFLLVSLLLGLSSVSVQILIPLAAHLAPEALRGRTVGTIMGGLLSGILLSRPLSSMAAQWFGWRAVFFIAAGMTLATVLIIAMTLPRRVPQHRASYGSLLASLWHLFTRFAVLRQRALLQGLLFAAFSLFWTAAPLELATRYGLSQSQIGVFALVGALGAVAAPIAGRLADAGHTRVASFAATVVAALAFVPGLIHGHAGLYGLALTGIVLDFAVQMNMVLGQRAVYALDAHSRARLNALYMTAIFAGGAVGSAIASALYTHAGWHGVVAAGSGLALVALVALAITSRR, via the coding sequence ATGCAACTCCAAACCTCTCCCAACGCCGGCGCCCCGAGCACCGCACCCATGTCCGGCACGCTGGTCGCGCTGTTCTCGTTATGCGCCGGCGTGCTGGTGGCGAACCTGTACTACGCCCAGCCGATCATCGAGCTGATCGGCCCTGCCGTGGGCCTGTCGGCGCAGAGCGCCAGCGTGATCGTGTCGCTGACCCAGATCGGCTATGCCATCGGCCTGTTCTTCCTGGTGCCGCTGGCCGACCTGCTGGAAAACCGCCGGCTGCTGATGATCAGCGGCGTGGCCGCGGCGGCCAGCCTGGTGGGCGCCGCGTTGTCGTCGCAGCCCGGCGTGTTCCTGCTGGTGTCGCTGCTGCTGGGCCTGAGCTCGGTCAGCGTGCAGATCCTGATTCCGCTCGCGGCGCACCTGGCGCCCGAGGCGCTGCGCGGCCGTACCGTCGGCACGATCATGGGCGGGCTGTTGTCGGGCATCCTGCTGTCGCGGCCGTTGTCGAGCATGGCGGCCCAGTGGTTCGGCTGGCGCGCGGTGTTCTTCATCGCCGCCGGCATGACGCTGGCCACCGTGCTCATCATCGCCATGACGCTGCCGCGCCGCGTGCCCCAGCACCGCGCCAGCTACGGCAGCCTGCTGGCGTCGCTGTGGCACCTGTTCACGCGCTTCGCTGTGCTGCGCCAGCGCGCGCTGCTGCAAGGGCTGCTGTTTGCCGCGTTCAGCCTGTTCTGGACCGCCGCGCCGCTGGAACTGGCCACGCGCTACGGGCTGTCGCAGTCGCAGATCGGCGTGTTCGCACTGGTGGGCGCACTCGGTGCCGTGGCCGCGCCCATCGCCGGCCGGCTGGCCGATGCGGGGCACACCCGCGTGGCGTCGTTCGCCGCCACGGTCGTGGCCGCGCTGGCCTTCGTCCCCGGCCTGATCCACGGCCATGCGGGCCTGTATGGCCTGGCGCTGACCGGCATCGTGCTCGACTTCGCGGTGCAGATGAACATGGTGCTGGGCCAGCGTGCCGTCTATGCGCTCGATGCCCATAGTCGCGCTCGCCTGAACGCGCTGTACATGACCGCGATCTTCGCGGGCGGTGCGGTGGGATCGGCCATCGCCAGCGCGCTGTACACGCATGCCGGATGGCATGGCGTGGTGGCGGCCGGCAGCGGGCTGGCGCTCGTCGCGCTGGTGGCGCTGGCAATCACGTCGCGCCGCTAG